One Lysobacter enzymogenes DNA segment encodes these proteins:
- the sdhC gene encoding succinate dehydrogenase, cytochrome b556 subunit — protein sequence MANRERPLSPHLQVYRWQVQMATSILHRATGVILSIGALLIAWALTALAAGPDAWASFIACARSPLGFLILFGWTWAFAYHLLNGIRHLVQDAGFGFKVQTFIRSSWTSVIGSLVLTALIWIVAMMSRGGA from the coding sequence ATGGCGAACCGCGAACGACCTTTGTCGCCACACCTGCAGGTTTACCGCTGGCAGGTACAGATGGCGACCTCGATCCTGCACCGCGCGACCGGTGTCATCCTCTCCATCGGCGCCCTGCTGATCGCCTGGGCGCTGACCGCCCTGGCCGCGGGGCCCGACGCCTGGGCGAGCTTCATCGCCTGCGCGCGCTCGCCGCTGGGCTTCCTGATCCTGTTCGGCTGGACCTGGGCCTTCGCCTATCACCTGCTCAACGGCATCCGCCACCTGGTCCAGGACGCCGGCTTCGGCTTCAAGGTCCAGACCTTCATCCGCAGCAGCTGGACCAGCGTCATCGGCAGCCTCGTGCTGACCGCGCTGATCTGGATCGTCGCCATGATGTCGCGAGGTGGCGCATGA
- a CDS encoding DUF1674 domain-containing protein, with protein MRLGESRGVAALQSDESLTGQGEGLSGQGVRVVRHGGRELIFNAVMIGETTPEARSDDASEIPATPVSGAAETGGASPSAKDAPVEPAAQAQPPKEHGGRDGLEPTRYGDWEKNGRCIDF; from the coding sequence TTGCGCCTGGGCGAAAGCCGCGGCGTCGCGGCCCTCCAGAGCGATGAGTCGTTGACCGGGCAGGGCGAAGGCCTGTCCGGGCAAGGCGTGCGGGTTGTCAGGCATGGGGGCCGGGAATTAATATTTAACGCTGTGATGATAGGCGAAACCACCCCGGAAGCACGTTCGGACGACGCGTCCGAGATCCCGGCGACCCCCGTGTCCGGCGCGGCCGAGACGGGAGGCGCATCGCCTTCCGCCAAGGACGCTCCGGTTGAGCCCGCTGCGCAAGCGCAGCCGCCCAAGGAGCACGGTGGTCGCGACGGTCTCGAACCGACCCGCTACGGCGACTGGGAAAAGAACGGACGCTGCATCGATTTCTAG
- the sdhD gene encoding succinate dehydrogenase, hydrophobic membrane anchor protein, whose amino-acid sequence MSIFSQKEARTALKSARGLGSAQYGTHHFVVQRVTAIALIFLSLYTIGLIVSWIGGDYASVRASVADPCNAVLLSAFVIAMFWHARLGLQVIVEDYVHAPLLAMASQIAIVFVCALAALASVLAIIRIALGA is encoded by the coding sequence ATGAGCATCTTCAGCCAGAAGGAAGCGCGTACCGCGCTCAAGTCCGCGCGCGGCCTGGGCTCGGCCCAGTACGGCACCCACCACTTCGTGGTCCAGCGGGTCACCGCGATCGCGCTGATCTTCCTGAGCCTGTACACCATCGGCCTGATCGTGTCGTGGATCGGCGGCGACTACGCCAGCGTCCGCGCCAGCGTCGCCGACCCGTGCAACGCGGTGCTGTTGAGCGCGTTCGTGATCGCGATGTTCTGGCACGCGCGGCTCGGCCTGCAGGTGATCGTCGAGGACTACGTCCACGCCCCGCTGTTGGCGATGGCCTCGCAGATCGCCATCGTTTTCGTTTGCGCACTCGCGGCCCTGGCCAGCGTGCTCGCCATCATCCGCATCGCGCTGGGAGCCTGA